AACAGGTAACCAATAGTTAGCAGCTTTTGGATCTAACATGCCTTTATCGTAATCAGGACAGGTATAACGAGCGTAATACCAAGATGATTCCATAAAGGTGTCAAACGTATCTGTTTCACGCAGTGCTGGCTGGCCATTAATGGTGGTTTTTGCCCACTCAGGATCGGCTTTAATTGGACTGGTGATCCCGTCCATTTTTACATCTTCTGGCAGGATAACGGGAAGTTGATCTTCAGGAACAGGAACAACAGTACCGTCTTCTAAGGTTGCCATTGGAATTGGTGCACCCCAGTAACGTTGGCGAGAAACACCCCAGTCACGTAAACGGTAGTTAACTTTGCGTTCACCAACACCCATTTGTGCAAGTTTGTCTGCAATAGCATTAAAGCCTGCTTGATTATCTAAACCAGAGAATTCACCAGAGTTGATCAGGCTATTTTTCTCGGTTAATGCACCTTCAGATAAGTCAGGTTGGTTACCTTCAGCATCAGCAATAACAGCTTTAATAGGTAAGTTATATTTGGTTGCAAATTCCCAGTCACGTTCATCATGACCAGGAACAGCCATCACGGCACCCGTGCCGTATTCCATTAAGACAAAGTTAGCGACCCAAATAGCCACTTTTTCTTTAGTTAATGGGTGAATGGCATAAAGACCAGTGGCAATCCCTTTTTTCTCCATCGTTGCCATATCGGCTTCTGCCATTTTCATGTTACGGCATTCATCAACGAAGTGTTGAACTTCAGGATTGTTTTGAGCTGCTTTTTGCGCTAATGGATGACCTGCTGCAACAGCGACATAAGTAACACCCATAAAGGTATCAGGACGTGTTGTATAAACTGTCATTTTGTCGTCGCTATCTGCAACATCAAATGTAATTTCGACGCCTTCTGAACGGCCAATCCAGTTACGTTGCATGGTTTTAACTTGTTCAGGCCATTCATCTAACGTATCTAAATCGTTTAACAGTTCTTCTGCGTAATCGGTAATTTTGATAAACCACTGTGGAATTTCTTTACGTTCTACAGGGGTATCACAACGCCAGCAACAGCCGTCAATAACTTGTTCGTTAGCTAATACGGTTAAATCATGTGGGCACCAGTTAACAGCAGAGGTTTTTTTATACACTAAGCCTTTCTCATATAGCTTAGTAAAGAACCACTGTTCCCAACGATAATATTCTGGTGTACACGTTGTGACTTCACGATCCCAATCGTAACCAAAACCCAGTTTCTTTAACTGGTTCTTCATGTAATCGATGTTTTCGTAAGTCCACGGTGCAGGCGCGGTGTTATTTTTTACTGCGGCACCTTCAGCTGGTAGGCCAAACGCATCCCAACCGATAGGTTGTAAGACGTTTTTACCTTGCATACGTTGATAACGGGAAATCACGTCACCAATGGTGTAGTTGCGGACGTGTCCCATGTGTAGTCGGCCAGAAGGATAAGGTAGCATTGACAGGCAGTAATATTTTTCTTTGTTATTATCTTCTGTCACTTTAAATGTATTGTTCTTTTCCCAGTATTCCTGGATAGTTTGCTCTATATCTTCGGGACGATATTGTTCTTGCATGGCACCGATAATCCTATGGTGAATTAATGGCTACCGGAGGGTAACCGCTATTATGAAATTAAGACTTGCATAGCATAGCTGATTTTGTCTAATAGCCACAACTATTGATCTTAATGAAAGCCACTGTTTGCATAACTTTTTCAAGACAATTGCGAGATATCTTGGAAAGCGTTAAAACAAAAAGAGAATAAATGCGTATTTTCTAGAAAAATAATGGTGATATTGCGAGAAAATAAGATTACTTGATATTTGGTTGCGAGGTTATTCAAAATTATTATTTGAGGCTGACGTGCTAAGAAAGCACGCCAGCAGAGGAGATATGAAGTATTAATGTAAGATTTTAGCTAAGAAATCTTTTGCGCGATCTGATTTTGGATTATCAAAAAAGTCATTTTTAGGTCTATCTTCTACAATACGACCTTCATCCATAAAGATAATACGATCAGCTACTTTTTTGGCAAAACCCATTTCATGAGTTACTACCATCATTGTCATTCCTTCATTCGCTAGCTCAACCATAACATCTAGCACTTCATTAATCATTTCGGGATCAAGTGCAGATGTAGGTTCATCAAATAACATTGCGATAGGGTCCATACATAAAGCACGGGCAATGGCGACACGCTGTTGTTGACCACCAGAAAGTTGGGCAGGGTATTTGTTCGCATGACTGGATAAACCAACGCGTTCTAATAATTTTAAGCCTTTTTCTTTTGCAGCGATTTTCTCTCTATTAAGCACTTTAACTTGTGCGAGTGTAAGATTTTCAATAATAGAAAGATGAGGGAAAAGTTCAAAATGTTGGAATACCATTCCTACTTTTGCTCGTAATTTAGCAAGATCGGTGCGTTTATCATTTACTTTGATTTCATTAACAAGGATCTCACCTTGCTGTATAGGTTCTAGGCCATTCACTGTTTTAA
This portion of the Proteus vulgaris genome encodes:
- the leuS gene encoding leucine--tRNA ligase, whose translation is MQEQYRPEDIEQTIQEYWEKNNTFKVTEDNNKEKYYCLSMLPYPSGRLHMGHVRNYTIGDVISRYQRMQGKNVLQPIGWDAFGLPAEGAAVKNNTAPAPWTYENIDYMKNQLKKLGFGYDWDREVTTCTPEYYRWEQWFFTKLYEKGLVYKKTSAVNWCPHDLTVLANEQVIDGCCWRCDTPVERKEIPQWFIKITDYAEELLNDLDTLDEWPEQVKTMQRNWIGRSEGVEITFDVADSDDKMTVYTTRPDTFMGVTYVAVAAGHPLAQKAAQNNPEVQHFVDECRNMKMAEADMATMEKKGIATGLYAIHPLTKEKVAIWVANFVLMEYGTGAVMAVPGHDERDWEFATKYNLPIKAVIADAEGNQPDLSEGALTEKNSLINSGEFSGLDNQAGFNAIADKLAQMGVGERKVNYRLRDWGVSRQRYWGAPIPMATLEDGTVVPVPEDQLPVILPEDVKMDGITSPIKADPEWAKTTINGQPALRETDTFDTFMESSWYYARYTCPDYDKGMLDPKAANYWLPVDWYIGGIEHAIMHLMYFRFFHKLMRDAGLVNSDEPAKRLLCQGMVLADAFYHTGEDGARHWVSPAEAIVERDEKNRIIKATDSAGHELTYAGMSKMSKSKNNGIDPQTMVERYGADTVRLFMMFAAPPELTLEWQESSVEGANRFLRRLWRLVHEHTQKGTAQSLDLSALTEEQKDLRRDLHKTIAKVSDDVGRRLAFNTAIAAIMELMNKLTRASQETEQDRALMQEALEAIVRMLSPIIPHACFVMWQALGGKEDVDVAPWPVADEEAMIDDTKLIIVQVNGKVRGRVTVPANSEKEYVQEMATKEYSVAKYLEDVTIRKVIYVPGKLLNIVVG
- a CDS encoding amino acid ABC transporter ATP-binding protein; this encodes MISLKDVSKWYGQFQVLTECSTEVKKGEVVVVCGPSGSGKSTLIKTVNGLEPIQQGEILVNEIKVNDKRTDLAKLRAKVGMVFQHFELFPHLSIIENLTLAQVKVLNREKIAAKEKGLKLLERVGLSSHANKYPAQLSGGQQQRVAIARALCMDPIAMLFDEPTSALDPEMINEVLDVMVELANEGMTMMVVTHEMGFAKKVADRIIFMDEGRIVEDRPKNDFFDNPKSDRAKDFLAKILH